From Streptomyces griseorubiginosus, one genomic window encodes:
- a CDS encoding terpene synthase family protein, with the protein MLATIPTYADPTPPAVSPYAQRIEEYVRTLGWSLGLTETEDGRARLEAGYGNFVAWTYPEASFRDLCLCAEWLFFTFILDDLHTLKIYDEPEAWMPVHRRLMDIINNGEDPAPPRERTPFTKALTNLSVRTRERLSPGLRTRLNRHLDLFFQGFAEESENRFRGTPPGIDSFTHTRRLSVGMEFGFDLVELSQGVEVPQDIYEMGLFREIVEAASDVVAWQNDLHSLHLDQQRGDFHNVVIVMQHADGMSLQDAIDSTVAKVRGRVADFLAAEEKLVPFLEARGLARADCEDILKVTAGMRQWTNGCLHWYQNTTRYAIPTAPGELDQQHDHLQVLLPRLDHVPRQSCR; encoded by the coding sequence GTGCTCGCCACGATTCCGACGTATGCGGACCCCACACCCCCTGCCGTAAGCCCGTACGCCCAGCGGATCGAGGAATACGTCCGCACGCTCGGATGGAGCCTTGGGCTGACAGAGACGGAGGACGGTCGGGCGCGGTTGGAGGCAGGTTACGGGAACTTCGTCGCCTGGACCTATCCGGAAGCCTCGTTTCGTGACCTCTGCCTCTGCGCGGAATGGCTTTTCTTCACGTTCATACTGGACGACCTGCACACGCTGAAGATCTATGACGAACCGGAAGCGTGGATGCCCGTCCACCGTCGTCTGATGGACATCATCAACAACGGAGAGGACCCCGCCCCTCCACGGGAGCGAACCCCTTTCACCAAGGCGCTCACGAACCTGTCCGTCCGTACGCGCGAAAGGCTCTCACCCGGTCTTCGCACCCGACTGAACCGACACCTTGACCTGTTCTTCCAAGGGTTTGCCGAGGAGTCCGAGAACCGGTTCCGTGGCACACCCCCGGGTATCGACAGTTTCACCCATACCAGGCGGTTGTCCGTGGGCATGGAGTTCGGGTTCGACCTGGTCGAGCTGAGTCAGGGCGTGGAGGTGCCGCAGGACATCTACGAGATGGGCCTGTTCCGGGAGATCGTCGAAGCAGCGAGCGATGTGGTCGCCTGGCAGAACGACCTGCACTCACTTCACCTGGACCAGCAGCGCGGTGACTTCCACAACGTTGTCATCGTCATGCAACACGCCGATGGAATGTCGCTCCAGGACGCCATCGACTCGACGGTCGCCAAGGTGCGGGGCCGAGTGGCCGACTTCCTGGCGGCCGAGGAGAAGCTCGTGCCCTTCCTGGAGGCCCGTGGCCTGGCACGTGCCGACTGCGAGGACATCCTGAAGGTCACCGCCGGAATGCGGCAGTGGACCAACGGATGTCTGCACTGGTACCAGAACACCACTCGCTATGCGATTCCCACCGCTCCGGGCGAACTGGACCAGCAGCACGACCATCTCCAGGTGCTGCTCCCGAGGCTGGATCATGTTCCCCGGCAGAGTTGCCGTTGA
- a CDS encoding RluA family pseudouridine synthase gives MRRRTPPPPSPLPQRDGVDAVRLKLPTGEVCATVRDHLVARLAAGADLIDDMFAAGGIVDATGRPVSADSAYVPGMFVWFHRELPDEERVPFPIDVMYRDDHVVVADKPHFLATTPRGSHVAETALARLRRDLGVPALGAAHRLDRLTAGLVLFVVRPEERGAYQALFRDKRVTKVYEAVAPYDPALELPRTVRSRILKERGVPAAREVEGETNAVSTVELLEHRGELARYRLTPRTGQTHQLRVHMSTLGVPILGDPLYPVVTDPVAAGDFRRPLQLLAQVLEFTDPVTGREHRFVSPRVLQSWSSYDAWAA, from the coding sequence ATGAGACGCCGTACACCACCCCCGCCTTCTCCCCTGCCGCAGCGTGACGGAGTGGATGCGGTGCGTTTGAAGCTGCCGACCGGAGAGGTCTGCGCGACCGTACGGGATCATCTCGTAGCACGGCTCGCGGCCGGAGCCGACCTGATCGACGACATGTTCGCCGCGGGTGGGATCGTGGACGCCACCGGGCGTCCGGTGTCCGCGGACTCGGCGTACGTACCGGGGATGTTCGTGTGGTTCCACCGGGAACTGCCCGACGAGGAGCGGGTGCCCTTCCCGATCGACGTCATGTACCGCGACGACCACGTGGTGGTGGCCGACAAGCCGCATTTCCTCGCCACCACCCCGCGCGGCAGCCATGTCGCCGAGACCGCCCTGGCACGTCTGCGGCGCGACCTGGGGGTGCCGGCTCTGGGCGCGGCCCACCGGCTGGACCGGCTGACGGCCGGGCTCGTGCTGTTCGTCGTACGGCCCGAGGAGCGCGGCGCGTACCAGGCGCTGTTCCGGGACAAGCGGGTCACGAAGGTCTACGAGGCTGTCGCCCCCTACGACCCGGCACTGGAACTGCCGCGCACGGTCCGCAGCCGGATCCTCAAGGAACGCGGGGTGCCGGCAGCCCGCGAGGTCGAGGGTGAGACCAACGCCGTCAGCACCGTCGAGTTGCTGGAGCACCGAGGTGAGCTCGCCCGGTATCGGTTGACACCGCGTACTGGGCAGACGCATCAGCTGAGAGTGCACATGAGCACCTTGGGGGTGCCGATCCTCGGTGATCCCCTCTATCCGGTGGTGACCGACCCCGTGGCCGCGGGTGACTTCCGACGCCCGCTCCAACTGCTGGCGCAGGTACTGGAATTCACCGATCCGGTCACGGGGCGCGAGCACCGGTTCGTCAGCCCACGGGTGCTGCAATCCTGGTCCTCGTACGACGCGTGGGCCGCGTGA
- a CDS encoding betaine/proline/choline family ABC transporter ATP-binding protein, protein MSSRLEAEQLYKVFGRRPEQAVERLREGADREGLRAEGTTAAVIDASFTVDPGQIFVVMGLSGSGKSTLLRMLNGLLEPTAGHVRFDGQDLTALTDRELRAVRAQKISMVFQHFALFPHRSVLENAAYGLAVQGVAKAERIERATEALELCGLGGWEKSWPDELSGGMQQRVGLARALATDADLLLMDESFSALDPLIRRDMQDQLLQLQTTLKKTIVFITHDLNEAMRLGDRIAVMRDGRIVQTGTAEDILVRPADDYVASFTKDVDRSRVLTAAAVMDTDLHGVDADCGCADGCETATPDTPFTELCAISARSTHPVAVLDDEHRLVGIVPQQRLVGFLGEAEAAHA, encoded by the coding sequence GTGTCATCAAGGCTTGAGGCAGAGCAGCTGTACAAGGTGTTCGGGAGACGGCCCGAGCAGGCCGTCGAGCGGCTCCGTGAGGGTGCCGACCGGGAGGGGCTGCGGGCCGAGGGCACCACCGCCGCGGTCATCGACGCCTCCTTCACCGTGGACCCGGGCCAGATCTTCGTCGTGATGGGCCTGTCCGGCTCCGGCAAGTCCACGCTGCTGCGCATGCTCAACGGCCTCCTGGAGCCGACCGCGGGCCACGTCCGCTTCGACGGCCAGGACCTGACCGCGCTCACCGACCGCGAACTGCGCGCCGTACGCGCCCAGAAGATCAGCATGGTCTTCCAGCACTTCGCGCTCTTCCCGCACCGCAGTGTCCTGGAGAACGCCGCCTACGGCCTCGCCGTCCAGGGCGTCGCCAAGGCCGAGCGCATCGAACGGGCCACCGAGGCGCTGGAGTTGTGCGGCCTGGGCGGCTGGGAGAAGTCCTGGCCCGACGAGCTGTCCGGCGGTATGCAGCAGCGCGTGGGTCTCGCCCGCGCCCTCGCCACCGACGCCGACCTGCTCCTGATGGACGAGTCCTTCAGCGCGCTCGACCCGCTGATCCGCCGGGACATGCAGGACCAGCTGCTCCAGCTCCAGACGACCCTGAAGAAGACCATCGTCTTCATCACCCACGACCTCAACGAGGCGATGCGGCTCGGTGACCGCATCGCCGTCATGCGCGACGGCCGGATCGTCCAGACCGGCACCGCGGAGGACATCCTGGTGCGGCCCGCCGACGACTACGTGGCCTCCTTCACCAAGGACGTCGACCGTTCCCGTGTGCTGACCGCGGCCGCGGTCATGGACACCGACCTCCACGGCGTGGACGCCGACTGCGGCTGTGCGGACGGCTGCGAGACCGCGACGCCCGACACGCCGTTCACCGAGCTCTGCGCGATCAGCGCGCGCTCGACGCACCCGGTGGCCGTCCTCGACGACGAGCACCGGCTCGTCGGGATCGTGCCGCAGCAGCGGCTCGTGGGCTTCCTCGGCGAAGCGGAGGCCGCCCATGCCTAG
- a CDS encoding cytochrome P450, with amino-acid sequence MATNHGGITRAPGGLPIIGHLFPLLRDPLRFLNTLPAHGDLVQIKLGPQTAVVVCRPELVQEVLLNDRIYDKGGPIIERVGNALGDGIASCPHSAHRRQRRSLQPAFSRTCLRKYAGIMTDRIDALATGWSDGETIEVGTQMYALASDTIARTLFKAEAAAPAVDAVTTSLPDIFRGIYQQAVLPPLLRSLPLAPNKRYERARNRAWAAVSKTISLYRQGGEAHGDVLSMLLRTRDDEGAPLDDREIHAQIMTLLVAGIDTTAVALTWAVHLLCQHPDVQERLRAETAEVLGARTATWEDLPRLDMARRVITETLRLYPPGWIFTRTTTTEARLADAVVPSGTTLVYSPYLLHHDARFNPRPDSFDPDRWLPEREQVRGALIPFGGGARKCLGDNYAMTLATLALATIVTRWRLSHGDSRVPSVEPRMTLSPRRVEVRVESLESEHVTQSVRP; translated from the coding sequence ATGGCAACGAACCATGGAGGCATCACTCGCGCGCCCGGGGGTCTGCCGATCATCGGGCATCTGTTTCCGTTGCTCCGCGATCCGCTGCGTTTCCTGAACACCCTGCCCGCCCACGGCGATCTGGTGCAGATAAAACTCGGTCCGCAGACGGCCGTCGTGGTCTGCCGTCCTGAACTCGTTCAGGAGGTTCTGCTGAACGACCGAATATACGACAAGGGCGGGCCGATCATAGAACGGGTCGGTAACGCTCTCGGGGACGGCATCGCCTCCTGTCCGCACAGTGCTCACCGAAGGCAGCGGCGCAGCCTTCAGCCGGCCTTTTCGCGCACCTGTCTGCGCAAGTACGCCGGCATCATGACCGACCGGATCGACGCGCTCGCCACGGGGTGGAGTGACGGTGAGACCATCGAGGTGGGCACGCAGATGTATGCCCTCGCGAGCGACACCATCGCCCGGACGTTGTTCAAAGCCGAAGCCGCGGCACCCGCGGTGGACGCCGTGACCACGAGCCTTCCGGACATCTTCCGGGGCATCTATCAGCAGGCCGTCCTCCCACCCCTGTTGCGGAGCCTGCCGCTTGCACCGAACAAGCGCTACGAACGGGCCCGCAACCGGGCATGGGCCGCGGTCAGTAAGACCATCAGCCTGTATCGCCAAGGTGGTGAGGCCCACGGCGATGTGCTGTCGATGCTTCTCAGGACACGAGACGACGAGGGAGCGCCCCTCGACGACCGCGAGATCCACGCCCAGATCATGACCCTGCTCGTCGCGGGCATCGACACCACGGCAGTGGCTCTCACCTGGGCAGTCCACCTGTTGTGCCAACACCCGGACGTACAGGAGCGATTGCGCGCCGAGACGGCCGAGGTCCTCGGTGCCCGAACGGCAACCTGGGAGGATCTGCCCCGGCTGGACATGGCACGGAGGGTCATCACCGAGACGCTGCGCCTGTACCCCCCTGGGTGGATCTTCACGCGGACAACCACCACCGAAGCCCGGCTGGCGGACGCGGTGGTGCCGTCCGGTACCACCCTTGTCTACAGCCCGTATCTCCTGCACCACGACGCACGGTTCAACCCGCGGCCCGACAGTTTCGATCCCGACCGCTGGCTCCCGGAGCGGGAACAGGTCCGCGGTGCGCTCATCCCGTTCGGGGGAGGGGCGCGCAAGTGCCTCGGCGACAACTATGCGATGACCCTGGCGACACTGGCCCTGGCCACCATCGTGACCCGGTGGCGGCTCTCGCACGGTGACAGCCGGGTGCCCTCCGTCGAACCCCGTATGACCCTGTCGCCTCGCAGGGTCGAGGTCCGGGTGGAGAGCCTGGAGAGCGAGCACGTGACACAGAGCGTCCGGCCTTAG
- a CDS encoding ABC transporter permease/substrate binding protein gives MPRIPLGDWVNDTVDWLLDHVSWLFDFFKTVFTGTYDGIDAVLQAPQPLLLAGIFAVIAFWLRGTLAGLLTFAGFAFIDSLDLWEDAMTTLSLVLVATIIALVIAVPVGIWAARSDRVSGLVRPVLDFMQTLPAMIYLIPAILFFGTGASAGIVATLIFALAPGVRMTELGIRQVDKELVEAAEAFGTTPRDTLLRVQLPLALPTVMAGVNQVIMLGLSMAAIAGMVGTGGLGGDVNEAIGQLNVGLGSEAGVAIVILAIYLDRMTSALGTQVSPLGRRAAAKARASQGLRIWSYRPRPQIAVVAVVVLALVAGGMGVLGGASGEATAVSGGKDVGQGKKISIGYVPWDDGVASTFLWKEILEERGYQVDAKQFDAGPLYTSVASGNVDFMTGAWLPTTHEQYWKKYGKQLDDLGAWYDKTSLELTVPSYMKDVDSLADLKGKAARFGGKITGIESSAGEMALLKSKVLKAYGLDKEYEVVDSSTPAMLAELKRAYAQKDPIVVTLWSPHWAYNDYDLKKLEDPKGAWGAGDGIHTVARKGFADDDPVVGQWLKNFKLDEKQLTGLEAEINKAGKGRQQDAVRTWLKRNPGLVDKLAPVQKTAAETKRPVNVAWFPWDEDIAVTYLWKNVLEKRGYKLNLKQMDVGPVYTGLASGDLDLNFDAWLPYAQKNYWDQSKDRLKDLGTWYQPTSLEVAVPSYVKGVKSYEDLKGKADLFDGKIIGIEPGTGEMNLLKTKVLPGYGLDKEYDVVDGSTPAMLAELKRAYARKQPVAVVLWSPHWAYSQYDLTKLKDDKKLFGEGNTIRTISHEDFPSRYPQLTKWIKGFHMTEAELGSLEAEINKRGQGHEEQAVAAWLQEHPEMVGRMTPS, from the coding sequence ATGCCTAGGATCCCGCTCGGCGACTGGGTCAACGACACCGTCGACTGGCTGCTCGACCACGTGTCCTGGCTCTTCGACTTCTTCAAGACCGTCTTCACCGGCACCTACGACGGTATCGACGCCGTCCTCCAGGCGCCCCAGCCCCTGCTCCTCGCGGGCATCTTCGCCGTGATCGCCTTCTGGCTGCGCGGCACCCTCGCGGGCCTCCTCACCTTCGCGGGATTCGCCTTCATCGACTCCCTCGACCTGTGGGAGGACGCGATGACGACCCTCTCGCTGGTCCTCGTCGCCACGATCATCGCGCTGGTCATCGCCGTGCCCGTGGGCATCTGGGCGGCCCGCTCCGACCGGGTCAGCGGACTCGTCCGCCCGGTCCTGGACTTCATGCAGACGCTGCCCGCGATGATCTACCTCATCCCGGCGATCCTGTTCTTCGGCACCGGCGCCTCAGCGGGCATCGTCGCCACCCTGATCTTCGCCCTCGCCCCCGGCGTGCGGATGACCGAGCTGGGCATCCGGCAGGTCGACAAGGAGCTCGTCGAGGCCGCCGAGGCCTTCGGCACCACCCCGCGCGACACCCTCCTGCGCGTCCAGCTGCCGCTCGCCCTGCCCACCGTGATGGCCGGCGTCAACCAGGTCATCATGCTGGGCCTGTCCATGGCCGCGATCGCCGGCATGGTCGGCACCGGTGGCCTCGGCGGTGACGTCAACGAGGCCATCGGCCAGCTCAACGTGGGTCTCGGCTCCGAGGCCGGGGTCGCCATCGTGATCCTCGCGATCTACCTCGACCGCATGACCAGCGCGCTCGGCACCCAGGTCTCCCCGCTGGGTCGCCGCGCCGCCGCCAAGGCCCGCGCGAGCCAGGGGCTCCGGATCTGGTCCTACCGCCCCCGTCCCCAGATCGCCGTGGTCGCCGTCGTCGTCCTCGCCCTCGTGGCCGGCGGCATGGGGGTCCTCGGTGGCGCCTCCGGCGAGGCCACGGCCGTCTCCGGCGGCAAGGACGTCGGCCAGGGCAAGAAGATCAGCATCGGGTACGTCCCCTGGGACGACGGTGTCGCCTCCACCTTCCTCTGGAAGGAGATCCTGGAGGAGCGCGGCTACCAGGTCGACGCCAAGCAGTTCGACGCCGGGCCGCTCTACACCTCCGTCGCCTCCGGCAACGTCGACTTCATGACGGGCGCCTGGCTGCCCACCACCCATGAGCAGTACTGGAAGAAGTACGGCAAGCAGCTCGACGACCTCGGCGCCTGGTACGACAAGACGTCTCTGGAGCTGACCGTCCCGTCGTACATGAAGGACGTCGACTCGCTCGCCGACCTCAAGGGCAAGGCCGCGCGGTTCGGCGGGAAGATCACCGGCATCGAGTCCAGCGCGGGCGAGATGGCCCTGCTCAAGAGCAAGGTCCTCAAGGCGTACGGCCTCGACAAGGAGTACGAGGTCGTCGACAGCTCCACGCCCGCCATGCTGGCCGAGCTGAAGCGGGCGTACGCCCAGAAGGACCCGATCGTCGTCACACTCTGGTCGCCGCACTGGGCGTACAACGACTACGACCTGAAGAAGCTCGAGGACCCCAAGGGCGCCTGGGGCGCGGGCGACGGCATCCACACGGTGGCCCGCAAGGGCTTCGCCGACGACGACCCGGTCGTCGGTCAGTGGCTGAAGAACTTCAAGCTGGACGAGAAGCAGCTCACCGGCCTGGAGGCCGAGATCAACAAGGCCGGCAAGGGCAGGCAGCAGGACGCCGTCCGCACCTGGCTGAAGCGGAACCCCGGCCTGGTCGACAAGCTGGCCCCGGTCCAGAAGACGGCGGCGGAGACCAAGCGCCCGGTGAACGTGGCCTGGTTCCCCTGGGACGAGGACATCGCCGTCACCTACCTGTGGAAGAACGTCCTGGAGAAGCGTGGCTACAAGCTGAACCTCAAGCAGATGGACGTCGGCCCGGTCTACACCGGCCTCGCCTCCGGCGACCTGGACCTCAACTTCGACGCCTGGCTGCCGTACGCGCAGAAGAACTACTGGGACCAGAGCAAGGACAGACTCAAGGACCTCGGCACCTGGTACCAGCCGACGTCCCTTGAGGTCGCCGTGCCCTCGTACGTCAAGGGCGTGAAGTCCTACGAGGACCTCAAGGGCAAGGCCGACCTGTTCGACGGGAAGATCATCGGGATCGAGCCGGGCACCGGCGAGATGAACCTCCTCAAGACCAAGGTCCTGCCGGGCTACGGCCTCGACAAGGAGTACGACGTCGTCGACGGCTCCACGCCCGCGATGCTGGCCGAGCTCAAGCGCGCCTACGCCAGGAAGCAGCCCGTCGCCGTCGTGCTGTGGTCCCCGCACTGGGCGTACAGCCAGTACGACCTGACCAAGCTGAAGGACGACAAGAAGCTCTTCGGCGAGGGCAACACGATCCGGACCATCTCCCACGAGGACTTCCCCTCGCGCTACCCGCAGCTCACCAAGTGGATCAAGGGCTTCCATATGACCGAGGCCGAGCTCGGCAGTCTGGAGGCCGAGATCAACAAGCGCGGCCAGGGCCACGAGGAGCAGGCGGTCGCCGCCTGGCTCCAGGAGCACCCGGAGATGGTCGGGCGGATGACGCCGTCATGA
- a CDS encoding siderophore-interacting protein — MAEGPGRKPRKPHSAQVVRTERLTPHMQRVVLGGDGLAGFAADTCTDHYVKILFAADGVTYPEPFDMERIREEFPREQWPVTRTYTVRHWDAEHRELTLDFVIHGDEGLAGPWAVRVQPGETVRFMGPGGAYAPNPDADWHLLVGDESALPAIARSLESLPDGARAHAFIEVAGPEEEQKIDSDVEVVWLHRGSRPVGELLVEAVRALEFPEGRLCAFVHGEAHFVKQLRHLLRVEREIPREDLSISGYWRLGHNEDGWQASKREWNARIEAEQESRTPAA; from the coding sequence ATGGCAGAAGGACCGGGACGCAAGCCGCGGAAACCTCACTCCGCGCAGGTTGTCCGCACCGAACGCCTCACCCCGCACATGCAGCGCGTGGTGCTCGGCGGCGACGGACTCGCCGGGTTCGCGGCGGACACCTGCACCGACCACTACGTCAAGATCCTTTTCGCGGCCGACGGTGTCACCTACCCCGAGCCCTTCGACATGGAGCGCATCCGCGAGGAGTTCCCGCGCGAGCAGTGGCCCGTGACCCGCACCTACACCGTGCGCCACTGGGACGCCGAACACCGCGAACTCACCCTGGACTTCGTGATCCACGGCGACGAGGGCCTCGCCGGCCCCTGGGCGGTGCGCGTCCAGCCCGGTGAGACCGTGCGCTTCATGGGCCCGGGCGGCGCCTACGCCCCGAACCCGGACGCCGACTGGCATCTGCTCGTGGGTGACGAGAGCGCGTTGCCCGCGATCGCCCGCTCCCTGGAGTCGCTGCCCGACGGCGCCCGCGCGCACGCCTTCATCGAGGTGGCCGGCCCGGAGGAGGAGCAGAAGATCGACTCCGACGTGGAGGTCGTCTGGCTGCACCGCGGCTCCCGGCCGGTCGGCGAGCTGCTGGTGGAGGCCGTACGCGCCCTGGAGTTCCCGGAGGGCCGGCTGTGCGCGTTCGTGCACGGCGAGGCGCACTTCGTGAAGCAGCTGCGGCACCTCCTGCGCGTCGAGCGCGAGATCCCGCGCGAGGACCTCTCGATCTCCGGCTACTGGCGACTGGGCCACAACGAGGACGGCTGGCAGGCCTCCAAGCGGGAGTGGAACGCCCGCATCGAGGCGGAGCAGGAGAGCAGGACACCGGCGGCTTAG
- a CDS encoding 5'-3' exonuclease, protein MRGVTGRLMLLDTASLYFRAYFGVPESVKAPDGTPVNAVRGLLEFIDRLVKDHHPDALVACMDADWRPQWRVDLIPSYKAHRVAEEHEVGPDEEEVPDTLSPQVPIIEAVLDALGIARVGVPGYEADDVIGTFTAQAKGPVDIVTGDRDLYQLVDDEREVRVLYPLKGVGTLQLTDEAWLREKYGVDGRGYADLALLRGDPSDGLPGVPGIGEKTAAKLLAEFGDLAGIMAAVEDPKAKLTPSQRKRLDESRPYVAVAPKVVRVAGDVPLPRVETALPRAPRDPEMLDALATRWGLGGSLQRLVGTLGA, encoded by the coding sequence ATGCGAGGCGTGACCGGACGACTGATGCTCCTCGACACCGCCTCGCTCTACTTCCGTGCCTACTTCGGCGTGCCGGAGTCGGTGAAGGCGCCGGACGGCACGCCGGTGAACGCCGTACGCGGCCTCCTCGAATTCATCGACCGCCTGGTCAAGGACCACCACCCCGACGCGCTGGTGGCCTGCATGGACGCCGACTGGCGCCCACAGTGGCGGGTGGACCTGATCCCGTCCTACAAGGCGCACCGCGTCGCCGAGGAGCACGAGGTCGGCCCGGACGAGGAGGAGGTGCCGGACACGCTCTCGCCGCAGGTCCCGATCATCGAGGCCGTCCTGGACGCGCTCGGCATCGCGCGCGTGGGCGTGCCCGGGTACGAGGCGGACGACGTGATCGGCACGTTCACGGCGCAGGCGAAGGGCCCGGTGGACATCGTCACCGGCGACCGCGACCTGTACCAGCTGGTGGACGACGAGCGCGAGGTGCGCGTCCTCTACCCCCTCAAAGGCGTCGGCACGCTCCAGCTGACCGACGAGGCGTGGCTGCGCGAGAAGTATGGCGTCGACGGCCGTGGGTACGCGGATCTGGCGCTGCTGCGCGGCGATCCGAGCGACGGCCTGCCGGGCGTGCCCGGGATCGGCGAGAAGACGGCGGCCAAGCTGCTCGCCGAGTTCGGGGACCTGGCGGGGATCATGGCCGCGGTCGAGGACCCGAAGGCGAAGCTCACGCCGTCGCAGCGCAAGCGGCTGGACGAGTCGCGGCCGTACGTCGCCGTGGCGCCGAAGGTCGTGCGGGTGGCCGGTGACGTCCCGCTGCCACGGGTCGAGACCGCGCTGCCGCGCGCGCCGCGCGATCCGGAGATGCTGGACGCGCTGGCGACCCGGTGGGGGTTGGGCGGGTCGTTGCAGCGGCTGGTGGGGACGCTGGGCGCGTAA
- a CDS encoding amino acid permease gives MTTTSPSDVRPDPPHSPSPSSDDRSLAEFGYRQELHRSLGRYASFAAGFSFISVLTTVFQFFAFGYAFGGPVFFWAWPAVLIGQLMVAACFAELAARYPISGAIYQWSTRLSTPTFGWFAGWIMVIGQIVVVAAAALALQMVLPAIWSGFQLVGTDPSPTSADGAANAAVLGVLLLVLTTLVNVVDNRVMSLINRIGVTAEIIGAVLIVVLLLTHSERTPSITFHTEGAAQNGLFGALLVGSFTAAYVMIGFDSAGEMSEETRNPRRTAPRTILTALGAAGLLGGLIVLGGLLAAPSLTDGHLGVDGLSYVLTSSLGDGVGKLLLADVVVAIAVATLAIQTAACRMLFSMARDGQLPFAARLARVNPRTGMPTAPALVVGALAAALLLLNFASPEAFLAIGTTCIVMLYLAYAMVTGPLLLRRIRGEFSSSGQDETGARLFSLGRWGIPVNALALLYGLLMTVNLAWPRAAVYDPAGGHWYFQWFTVLFLLITVGLGALYRVRGARRGRSATDSTLAASPPTPVP, from the coding sequence GTGACGACGACCAGTCCCTCCGACGTCCGACCCGATCCACCGCACTCCCCCTCTCCCTCCTCCGACGACCGCTCCCTCGCCGAGTTCGGCTACCGCCAGGAGCTGCACCGCAGCCTGGGCCGGTACGCGTCCTTCGCGGCGGGGTTCTCCTTCATCTCGGTCCTGACGACCGTCTTCCAGTTCTTCGCCTTCGGGTACGCCTTCGGCGGCCCGGTCTTCTTCTGGGCCTGGCCGGCGGTACTGATCGGCCAATTGATGGTCGCGGCCTGCTTCGCGGAACTCGCGGCGCGCTACCCCATCTCGGGCGCGATCTACCAGTGGTCGACCCGCCTCTCGACCCCCACCTTCGGCTGGTTCGCCGGCTGGATCATGGTGATCGGGCAGATCGTGGTCGTCGCGGCGGCCGCGCTGGCCCTGCAGATGGTGCTGCCGGCGATCTGGTCCGGCTTCCAGCTGGTCGGCACCGACCCCTCGCCCACCTCGGCGGACGGGGCGGCGAACGCGGCGGTCCTGGGCGTACTGCTCCTCGTCCTGACGACCCTCGTGAACGTCGTGGACAACCGCGTGATGTCCCTGATCAACCGGATCGGCGTGACCGCCGAGATCATCGGCGCGGTGCTGATCGTGGTGCTGCTGCTGACCCACTCCGAGCGCACCCCGAGCATCACCTTCCACACCGAGGGCGCCGCGCAGAACGGCCTGTTCGGCGCTCTGCTCGTCGGTTCGTTCACGGCGGCGTACGTGATGATCGGTTTCGACAGCGCGGGCGAGATGAGCGAGGAGACCCGCAACCCCCGCCGCACGGCACCGCGCACGATCCTCACCGCCCTGGGCGCGGCGGGTCTGCTGGGCGGCCTGATCGTTCTCGGCGGCCTCCTGGCCGCGCCCAGCCTCACGGACGGCCACCTGGGGGTCGACGGCCTCAGCTACGTCCTGACGAGCAGCCTCGGCGACGGGGTGGGCAAACTCCTGCTGGCGGATGTGGTGGTGGCGATCGCCGTGGCGACCCTGGCCATCCAGACGGCGGCCTGCCGGATGCTCTTCTCCATGGCCCGCGACGGCCAACTGCCCTTCGCGGCCCGCCTCGCCCGGGTCAACCCCCGCACGGGCATGCCCACGGCCCCCGCCCTGGTGGTCGGCGCGCTCGCCGCCGCCCTGCTCCTCCTCAACTTCGCCTCCCCCGAGGCGTTCCTCGCGATCGGCACGACCTGCATCGTGATGCTGTACCTGGCGTACGCGATGGTCACGGGCCCCTTGCTGCTCCGCCGCATACGAGGCGAGTTCAGCTCGTCAGGCCAGGACGAAACAGGCGCCCGCCTCTTCTCCCTGGGCCGCTGGGGCATCCCGGTCAACGCCCTGGCCCTCCTCTACGGCCTCCTCATGACCGTCAACCTGGCCTGGCCAAGGGCAGCGGTGTACGACCCGGCGGGCGGCCACTGGTACTTCCAGTGGTTCACGGTGTTGTTCTTGCTGATCACGGTGGGTCTGGGGGCTCTGTACCGCGTGCGGGGCGCTCGCCGCGGGCGCAGCGCGACGGACTCCACGCTTGCCGCGTCTCCGCCCACACCCGTCCCATAA